In a genomic window of Nothobranchius furzeri strain GRZ-AD chromosome 14, NfurGRZ-RIMD1, whole genome shotgun sequence:
- the mcf2lb gene encoding guanine nucleotide exchange factor DBS isoform X5 has product MEEDVEVASAFGFKAEPDWNVCPRGSLEWEEMGLFLGHTESLLATDEAEGSSGDGGSQTGEEADAASVENGETKLKNKEGMDDEDEEEKSAEGLGLCLSSREECHHVRISLEEVESYYKFSSRCRWLCDELMQLDTDPPRAADITSDLRKQFAFLSGGRGDNGSPVIVFPEFPAFGEISDKEFHNVLTYLTSVPSLSSTDVGFILVIDRRQDRWAAVKGTLLRIAGSFPGNLQLVLVLRPTTLFQRTLSDILFKFNKDEFKMKVPVIMLSSVTELHAYIDRSQLTQELGGTQQYCHEKWITHRTAIEGFALMVKKTAQTLQLFGTELAETELPNEIQATTILLSTHTSKRDKMKEDILVALDQGSRLLESINEPVVRDPDHNMNQDELENLATVQRLLSQLDETERAFDEFWIRHQNKLQQCLQLRRFEQNYREVRALLDQASEKLTTFSEVGISPAHADHIFSELSTFEEKVCEVLDRAAALCHEGEELIQNSHYAEDSIQPKCSELREISESVSSSLKSKKDYLLKALELHYRLERASKWVDDGIYLLASQPVDKCQSHEGAELALLELERYLDNAGANQLTDLGTIWEEYEEVLNQQFKDQVEKVSQKQTSMQEMFDKRRISLKKLAAKQTRPVQPVAPRPEAFIKSPLSSPAHKTQQSCFDSNGCEKENGELQMEDGNSRHTSLSEKEENLAVLRRHVMNELLETERAYVEELLCVLQGYASEMDNASLSHLIPPNLQNKKEVLFGNMPEIYHFHKRTFLRELEQYTDCPELVGRCFLERMTDLQIYEKYCHNKPRSESLWRQCSDCAFFQECQKKLEHKLGLDSYLLKPVQRITKYQLLLKEMLKYSRSCDGAEDLQQALTSILGILKAVNDSMHLIAITGYEGNMSELGKLLMQGSFSVWTEHKKGHAKVKDLARFKPMQRHLFLHEKALLFCKRREENGEGYEKAPSYSFKQSLSMDAVGITENAKGDNKKFEIWCNSREEVYIVQAPTAEVKTTWVNEIRKVLTTQLEACREASQQRAPDPMFQFPPVPSGTVSLSPFKMGQKSFRKGEEKKAESCSSEMNSSSSPKLIEKDEAVASPTSDRAAVAKKRLTLQGFSNLKAQKGSPTSPDHKSKRRSDPTPFGFKGWNKTSVSLSASEEHDDYSSAEDPLNSDPEEENIKKLCAGKYTVMADLEVEGLQELSVKSGDTVQLVKEGDDGRWFVRNLNTSQEGWMAAANLLALMGKSKSCQSLTSSEGSGSGNLSTSSSCSETYTNFSEVKP; this is encoded by the exons ATGGAGGAGGATGTGGAGGTCGCCTCAGCCTTTGGGTTTAAAGCCGAACCAGATTGGAATGTTTGTCCACGTGGATCCTTGGAATGGGAAGAGATGGGTTTGTTTCTGGGTCACACGGAGAGTCTGTTGGCTACAGATGAAGCAGAGGGAAGTTCTGGAGATGGAGGGAGCCAGACTGGAGAAGAAGCTGATGCAGCATCAGTGGAAAACGGAGAGACCAAACTGAAAAACAAAGAAGGgatggatgatgaggatgaggaggaaaagtcagctgaaggactGGGTTTGTGTTTGAGTTCTAGAGAGGAGTGTCATCATGTTCGGATTTCTCTTGAGGAGGTTGAGAGTTACTACAAGTTTTCTTCTCGCTGTCGCTGGCTCTGCG ACGAGCTCATGCAGCTTGACACGGATCCCCCTCGAGCTGCTGACATCACGTCTGATCTCAGGAAGCAGTTTGCCTTCCTTTCAG GGGGTAGAGGAGACAATGGCAGTCCAGTTATTGTTTTCCCAGAATTCCCTGCATTTGGGGAGATCTCGGACAAAGAGTTTCACAATGTCCTCACCTACCTGACAAGTGTGCCCAG CTTGTCGTCTACAGACGTGGGTTTCATCCTGGTCATCGACCGCAGGCAGGACCGATGGGCAGCAGTCAAGGGGACATTACTCCGTATTGCA GGCTCGTTCCCCGGGAACCTCCAGCTGGTTCTGGTTCTAAGGCCCACCACCCTCTTTCAGCGAACTCTCTCAGACATCCTCTTCAAGTTCAACAAGGATGAGTTCAAGATGAAGGTTCCG GTGATCATGCTGAGCTCAGTGACGGAGCTACATGCCTACATCGACCGGAGCCAGCTGACCCAGGagctgggggggacacagcagtacTGCCATGAGAAGTGGATCACACACCGCACT GCTATTGAGGGCTTTGCTCTCATGGTTAAGAAAACAGCGCAGACCTTGCAGCTGTTTGGGACTGAACTGGCAGAAACTGAGCTGCCAAATGAAATCCAAGCCACGACCATCCTGCTGAGCACACACACCAGCAAGAGAGACAAGATGAAG gAGGACATACTGGTGGCTTTGGACCAGGGCAGCAGGCTGCTGGAGAGCATCAACGAACCCGTGGTGAGAGACCCGGACCACAACATGAACCAGGATGAACTGGAGAACTTAGCCACGGTGCAAAG GCTGCTGTCTCAGCTGGATGAGACGGAGAGAGCGTTCGATGAGTTTTGGATTCGACACCAGAACAAGCTTCAACAGTGTCTCCAGCTGCGACGCTTTGAGCAGAACTACAGAGAG GTGAGAGCCCTGCTGGACCAGGCCTCTGAGAAACTCACAACCTTCTCTGAGGTCGGGATCAGCCCCGCCCACGCTGACCACATCTTCTCTGAGCTCAGCACATTTGAAGAGAAAGTTTGC GAGGTCCTGGACCGAGCTGCTGCTTTGTGTCATGAGGGAGAGGAGCTCATCCAGAACTCCCACTACGCCGAGGACTCCATTCAGCCCAAATGCAGCGAGCTCAGAGAGATCAGTGAGAGCGTGAGCAGCAGTTTGAAGTCCAAAAAGGACTACCTGCTCAAAGCCTTGGAGCTGCACTATCGGCTGGAGAGG GCATCTAAATGGGTTGATGATGGCATTTATCTGCTGGCATCTCAGCCAGTGGATAAGTGCCAGTCTCATGAGGGGGCGGAGCTGGCTTTGCTGGAGCTGGAGCGTTACCTGGACAACGCCGGTGCAAATCAGCTGACTGACCTTGGCACCATCTGGGAGGAGTACGAGGAGGTGCTGAACCAGCAGTTCAAG GACCAAGTGGAGAAAGTCTCCCAGAAGCAGACATCCATGCAGGAGATGTTTGACAAGAGGAGGatcagcctgaagaagctggCAGCCAAACAAACCAGGCCGGTGCAGCCGGTGGCGCCGAGACCCGAAGCTTTCATCAAATCTCCGCTCAGCTCACCTG CTCACAAAACACAGCAAAGCTGTTTTGACTCCAACGGCTGTGAAAAG GAAAATGGTGAGCTGCAGATGGAAGACGGAAACAGCAGACACACGTCTCTGTCAGAGAAGGAGGAGAACCTGGCTGTGCTTCGTCG GCACGTCATGAACGAGCTGCTGGAAACAGAGAGAGCCTACGTAGAGGAGCTCCTCTGTGTGTTACAG GGATACGCCTCTGAGATGGACAACGCCTCACTGTCTCACCTCATCCCTCCAAATCTGCAGAACAAAAAGGAGGTTCTGTTTGGCAACATGCCAGAAATTTACCACTTTCATAAGAG AACCTTTCTGAGAGAGTTGGAGCAGTACACAGACTGCCCCGAGCTGGTGGGGAGGTGCTTTCTGGAGCGG ATGACCGACCTGCAGATCTATGAGAAGTATTGTCACAACAAACCTCGCTCTGAAAGCCTCTGGAGGCAGTGCTCAGACTGCGCCTTCTTCCAG GAGTGCCAGAAAAAGCTGGAACACAAGCTAGGTTTAGATTCGTATCTGTTAAAGCCGGTTCAGAGGATTACCAAATATCAGCTGCTGCTGAAG GAAATGCTGAAGTATAGTAGGAGTTGTGACGGGGCCGAAGACCTGCAGCAGGCGCTCACCTCCATCTTAGGAATCCTAAAGGCTGTGAATGACTCGATGCACCTGATCGCTATCACAGGATATGAG GGAAATATGAGTGAACTGGGTAAACTTCTGATGCAAGGCTCCTTCAGCGTCTGGACGGAGCACAAAAAGGGTCACGCCAAAGTAAAAGATCTGGCTCGCTTCAAGCCCATGCAGAGACACCTGTTCCTCCACGAGAAGGCTCTGCTCTTCTGCAAGCGGAGGGAGGAGAACGGGGAGGGCTACGAGAAAGCTCCCTCCTACAGCTTCAAACAGTCTCTGAGT ATGGATGCAGTGGGAATCACTGAGAATGCAAAGGGAGACAACAAGAAGTTTGAAATCTGGTGCAACTCCAGAGAAGAGGTTTATATTGTTCAG GCACCAACAGCTGAAGTGAAAACCACTTGGGTCAACGAGATCCGTAAGGTTCTGACAACCCAGCTGGAGGCATGCAGAG AAGCcagccagcagagggcgccagaCCCAATGTTCCAGTTCCCACCTGTTCCCAGTGGAACAGTCAGCCTCAG TCCGTTCAAGATGGGACAAAAGAGCTTTAGGAAGGGAGAAGAGAAGAAGGCTGAGTCCTGCAGCTCTGAGATGAATTCCTCATCTTCACCAAAGCTAATAGAAAAAG ACGAGGCTGTGGCCAGCCCCACCTCAGACAGAGCTGCTGTGGCTAAAAAGCGCTTAACTTTACAGGGCTTCAGTAACCTGAAGGCCCAAAAAG GATCTCCAACCAGCCCAGATCACAAGTCAAAACGTCGGAGTGATCCTACTCCTTTTGGCTTCAAAG GATGGAACAAGACTTCTGTGTCTCTGAGCGCCTCAGAGGAACACGACGACTACTCCAGCGCTGAGGATCCGCTGAACTCCGAcccagaagaagaaaacatcaagaAGCTA TGTGCAGGAAAATATACGGTGATGGCTGATCTGGAGGTTGAAGGTCTTCAGGAGCTGTCAGTGAAGAGTGGAGACACGGTGCAGCTGGTCAAAGAGGGGGATGATGGACGGTG GTTTGTGCGTAACCTGAACACGTCTCAGGAGGGCTGGATGGCTGCTGCTAATCTCCTCGCCCTCATGGGCAAATCCAAGTCCTGCCAGTCCCTCACCAGTTCAG AAGGCAGCGGCTCGGGGAACCTCAGCACGTCCTCCAGCTGCAGCGAGACCTACACAAACTTCTCAGAAGTCAAACCCTGA
- the mcf2lb gene encoding guanine nucleotide exchange factor DBS isoform X2: protein MEEDVEVASAFGFKAEPDWNVCPRGSLEWEEMGLFLGHTESLLATDEAEGSSGDGGSQTGEEADAASVENGETKLKNKEGMDDEDEEEKSAEGLGLCLSSREECHHVRISLEEVESYYKFSSRCRWLCDELMQLDTDPPRAADITSDLRKQFAFLSGGRGDNGSPVIVFPEFPAFGEISDKEFHNVLTYLTSVPSLSSTDVGFILVIDRRQDRWAAVKGTLLRIAGSFPGNLQLVLVLRPTTLFQRTLSDILFKFNKDEFKMKVPVIMLSSVTELHAYIDRSQLTQELGGTQQYCHEKWITHRTAIEGFALMVKKTAQTLQLFGTELAETELPNEIQATTILLSTHTSKRDKMKEDILVALDQGSRLLESINEPVVRDPDHNMNQDELENLATVQRLLSQLDETERAFDEFWIRHQNKLQQCLQLRRFEQNYREVRALLDQASEKLTTFSEVGISPAHADHIFSELSTFEEKVCEVLDRAAALCHEGEELIQNSHYAEDSIQPKCSELREISESVSSSLKSKKDYLLKALELHYRLERASKWVDDGIYLLASQPVDKCQSHEGAELALLELERYLDNAGANQLTDLGTIWEEYEEVLNQQFKDQVEKVSQKQTSMQEMFDKRRISLKKLAAKQTRPVQPVAPRPEAFIKSPLSSPAHKTQQSCFDSNGCEKENGELQMEDGNSRHTSLSEKEENLAVLRRHVMNELLETERAYVEELLCVLQGYASEMDNASLSHLIPPNLQNKKEVLFGNMPEIYHFHKRTFLRELEQYTDCPELVGRCFLERMTDLQIYEKYCHNKPRSESLWRQCSDCAFFQECQKKLEHKLGLDSYLLKPVQRITKYQLLLKEMLKYSRSCDGAEDLQQALTSILGILKAVNDSMHLIAITGYEGNMSELGKLLMQGSFSVWTEHKKGHAKVKDLARFKPMQRHLFLHEKALLFCKRREENGEGYEKAPSYSFKQSLSMDAVGITENAKGDNKKFEIWCNSREEVYIVQAPTAEVKTTWVNEIRKVLTTQLEACRASQQRAPDPMFQFPPVPSGTVSLSPFKMGQKSFRKGEEKKAESCSSEMNSSSSPKLIEKDEAVASPTSDRAAVAKKRLTLQGFSNLKAQKEPSSSDDKCYSLPIIIFPSSGSPTSPDHKSKRRSDPTPFGFKGWNKTSVSLSASEEHDDYSSAEDPLNSDPEEENIKKLCAGKYTVMADLEVEGLQELSVKSGDTVQLVKEGDDGRWFVRNLNTSQEGWMAAANLLALMGKSKSCQSLTSSEGSGSGNLSTSSSCSETYTNFSEVKP from the exons ATGGAGGAGGATGTGGAGGTCGCCTCAGCCTTTGGGTTTAAAGCCGAACCAGATTGGAATGTTTGTCCACGTGGATCCTTGGAATGGGAAGAGATGGGTTTGTTTCTGGGTCACACGGAGAGTCTGTTGGCTACAGATGAAGCAGAGGGAAGTTCTGGAGATGGAGGGAGCCAGACTGGAGAAGAAGCTGATGCAGCATCAGTGGAAAACGGAGAGACCAAACTGAAAAACAAAGAAGGgatggatgatgaggatgaggaggaaaagtcagctgaaggactGGGTTTGTGTTTGAGTTCTAGAGAGGAGTGTCATCATGTTCGGATTTCTCTTGAGGAGGTTGAGAGTTACTACAAGTTTTCTTCTCGCTGTCGCTGGCTCTGCG ACGAGCTCATGCAGCTTGACACGGATCCCCCTCGAGCTGCTGACATCACGTCTGATCTCAGGAAGCAGTTTGCCTTCCTTTCAG GGGGTAGAGGAGACAATGGCAGTCCAGTTATTGTTTTCCCAGAATTCCCTGCATTTGGGGAGATCTCGGACAAAGAGTTTCACAATGTCCTCACCTACCTGACAAGTGTGCCCAG CTTGTCGTCTACAGACGTGGGTTTCATCCTGGTCATCGACCGCAGGCAGGACCGATGGGCAGCAGTCAAGGGGACATTACTCCGTATTGCA GGCTCGTTCCCCGGGAACCTCCAGCTGGTTCTGGTTCTAAGGCCCACCACCCTCTTTCAGCGAACTCTCTCAGACATCCTCTTCAAGTTCAACAAGGATGAGTTCAAGATGAAGGTTCCG GTGATCATGCTGAGCTCAGTGACGGAGCTACATGCCTACATCGACCGGAGCCAGCTGACCCAGGagctgggggggacacagcagtacTGCCATGAGAAGTGGATCACACACCGCACT GCTATTGAGGGCTTTGCTCTCATGGTTAAGAAAACAGCGCAGACCTTGCAGCTGTTTGGGACTGAACTGGCAGAAACTGAGCTGCCAAATGAAATCCAAGCCACGACCATCCTGCTGAGCACACACACCAGCAAGAGAGACAAGATGAAG gAGGACATACTGGTGGCTTTGGACCAGGGCAGCAGGCTGCTGGAGAGCATCAACGAACCCGTGGTGAGAGACCCGGACCACAACATGAACCAGGATGAACTGGAGAACTTAGCCACGGTGCAAAG GCTGCTGTCTCAGCTGGATGAGACGGAGAGAGCGTTCGATGAGTTTTGGATTCGACACCAGAACAAGCTTCAACAGTGTCTCCAGCTGCGACGCTTTGAGCAGAACTACAGAGAG GTGAGAGCCCTGCTGGACCAGGCCTCTGAGAAACTCACAACCTTCTCTGAGGTCGGGATCAGCCCCGCCCACGCTGACCACATCTTCTCTGAGCTCAGCACATTTGAAGAGAAAGTTTGC GAGGTCCTGGACCGAGCTGCTGCTTTGTGTCATGAGGGAGAGGAGCTCATCCAGAACTCCCACTACGCCGAGGACTCCATTCAGCCCAAATGCAGCGAGCTCAGAGAGATCAGTGAGAGCGTGAGCAGCAGTTTGAAGTCCAAAAAGGACTACCTGCTCAAAGCCTTGGAGCTGCACTATCGGCTGGAGAGG GCATCTAAATGGGTTGATGATGGCATTTATCTGCTGGCATCTCAGCCAGTGGATAAGTGCCAGTCTCATGAGGGGGCGGAGCTGGCTTTGCTGGAGCTGGAGCGTTACCTGGACAACGCCGGTGCAAATCAGCTGACTGACCTTGGCACCATCTGGGAGGAGTACGAGGAGGTGCTGAACCAGCAGTTCAAG GACCAAGTGGAGAAAGTCTCCCAGAAGCAGACATCCATGCAGGAGATGTTTGACAAGAGGAGGatcagcctgaagaagctggCAGCCAAACAAACCAGGCCGGTGCAGCCGGTGGCGCCGAGACCCGAAGCTTTCATCAAATCTCCGCTCAGCTCACCTG CTCACAAAACACAGCAAAGCTGTTTTGACTCCAACGGCTGTGAAAAG GAAAATGGTGAGCTGCAGATGGAAGACGGAAACAGCAGACACACGTCTCTGTCAGAGAAGGAGGAGAACCTGGCTGTGCTTCGTCG GCACGTCATGAACGAGCTGCTGGAAACAGAGAGAGCCTACGTAGAGGAGCTCCTCTGTGTGTTACAG GGATACGCCTCTGAGATGGACAACGCCTCACTGTCTCACCTCATCCCTCCAAATCTGCAGAACAAAAAGGAGGTTCTGTTTGGCAACATGCCAGAAATTTACCACTTTCATAAGAG AACCTTTCTGAGAGAGTTGGAGCAGTACACAGACTGCCCCGAGCTGGTGGGGAGGTGCTTTCTGGAGCGG ATGACCGACCTGCAGATCTATGAGAAGTATTGTCACAACAAACCTCGCTCTGAAAGCCTCTGGAGGCAGTGCTCAGACTGCGCCTTCTTCCAG GAGTGCCAGAAAAAGCTGGAACACAAGCTAGGTTTAGATTCGTATCTGTTAAAGCCGGTTCAGAGGATTACCAAATATCAGCTGCTGCTGAAG GAAATGCTGAAGTATAGTAGGAGTTGTGACGGGGCCGAAGACCTGCAGCAGGCGCTCACCTCCATCTTAGGAATCCTAAAGGCTGTGAATGACTCGATGCACCTGATCGCTATCACAGGATATGAG GGAAATATGAGTGAACTGGGTAAACTTCTGATGCAAGGCTCCTTCAGCGTCTGGACGGAGCACAAAAAGGGTCACGCCAAAGTAAAAGATCTGGCTCGCTTCAAGCCCATGCAGAGACACCTGTTCCTCCACGAGAAGGCTCTGCTCTTCTGCAAGCGGAGGGAGGAGAACGGGGAGGGCTACGAGAAAGCTCCCTCCTACAGCTTCAAACAGTCTCTGAGT ATGGATGCAGTGGGAATCACTGAGAATGCAAAGGGAGACAACAAGAAGTTTGAAATCTGGTGCAACTCCAGAGAAGAGGTTTATATTGTTCAG GCACCAACAGCTGAAGTGAAAACCACTTGGGTCAACGAGATCCGTAAGGTTCTGACAACCCAGCTGGAGGCATGCAGAG CcagccagcagagggcgccagaCCCAATGTTCCAGTTCCCACCTGTTCCCAGTGGAACAGTCAGCCTCAG TCCGTTCAAGATGGGACAAAAGAGCTTTAGGAAGGGAGAAGAGAAGAAGGCTGAGTCCTGCAGCTCTGAGATGAATTCCTCATCTTCACCAAAGCTAATAGAAAAAG ACGAGGCTGTGGCCAGCCCCACCTCAGACAGAGCTGCTGTGGCTAAAAAGCGCTTAACTTTACAGGGCTTCAGTAACCTGAAGGCCCAAAAAG AACCTTCGTCCTCTGATGACAAATGTTACTCTTTACCCATCATAATCTTCCCATCATCAG GATCTCCAACCAGCCCAGATCACAAGTCAAAACGTCGGAGTGATCCTACTCCTTTTGGCTTCAAAG GATGGAACAAGACTTCTGTGTCTCTGAGCGCCTCAGAGGAACACGACGACTACTCCAGCGCTGAGGATCCGCTGAACTCCGAcccagaagaagaaaacatcaagaAGCTA TGTGCAGGAAAATATACGGTGATGGCTGATCTGGAGGTTGAAGGTCTTCAGGAGCTGTCAGTGAAGAGTGGAGACACGGTGCAGCTGGTCAAAGAGGGGGATGATGGACGGTG GTTTGTGCGTAACCTGAACACGTCTCAGGAGGGCTGGATGGCTGCTGCTAATCTCCTCGCCCTCATGGGCAAATCCAAGTCCTGCCAGTCCCTCACCAGTTCAG AAGGCAGCGGCTCGGGGAACCTCAGCACGTCCTCCAGCTGCAGCGAGACCTACACAAACTTCTCAGAAGTCAAACCCTGA